A window of the Mesorhizobium opportunistum WSM2075 genome harbors these coding sequences:
- a CDS encoding sulfotransferase: MNSRLPPAWSKHLKKQPAQKIGSLPQPPKHGASRGPTDDMLLKQALELQKAKRFPEAEELCHRVLARSPDHALALYILGTLGLGFDDELAIKYFARAAAREPNNPHYQLSLGEACLKIGDYPLAARHLQRACELKPDFVEALRGLGDAYAASSKADMALPLYQKALEIDPDNAVARMDIANALVDLGRMDEATVCLNENIARRISVPSSYKTLVAVRKFSTEPPELKSILDELGKTTNPAEEPYELHMAAGKILDDLGRHDEAMDHFLRATANKGYSFDIESYRRKVDATIKLFNPEFFAARAGYGDPSETPVFVLGMPRSGTTLTEQICSSHPDVHGAGELTKLPRIAVANGLKLRPGRAFGQPVASMTKQQSMALAREYLSDLYLYAPAASRIVDKMPHNFESIGLIGLLFPNARIVHCRRDPIDNCFSCFISNLNKAHQYTSDLAQLGLYYREYDRLMRHWKAVLPGRIFENRYEDLIFDQEGQSRRLVEHLGLAWNDACLRFFEKAGPVRTISRWQVRQPIYKSSVKRWKSYESRLGPLIDALGDLTEE; this comes from the coding sequence ATGAACTCGCGATTGCCGCCCGCCTGGTCCAAACATCTCAAGAAGCAGCCAGCGCAAAAGATCGGATCTTTGCCCCAACCACCGAAGCATGGAGCTTCGCGTGGGCCGACCGACGATATGTTGCTGAAACAGGCATTGGAACTTCAAAAGGCCAAGCGCTTTCCGGAGGCCGAAGAGCTTTGCCACCGTGTCCTGGCGCGCTCGCCCGACCACGCGCTTGCCCTCTACATTCTCGGCACACTAGGGCTCGGTTTCGATGACGAGTTGGCGATCAAGTATTTCGCGCGCGCGGCAGCGAGGGAGCCCAACAATCCACACTATCAGCTCAGTCTGGGCGAAGCCTGTCTAAAGATCGGCGACTACCCGCTCGCGGCTCGTCATTTGCAACGCGCTTGCGAGCTGAAGCCGGATTTTGTGGAGGCACTGCGCGGGCTTGGCGACGCTTATGCGGCGTCCAGCAAGGCGGACATGGCTTTGCCGCTCTATCAGAAAGCGCTTGAGATAGACCCGGACAACGCCGTGGCCCGAATGGACATTGCGAATGCTCTCGTTGACCTCGGGCGCATGGACGAAGCCACGGTCTGTCTGAACGAGAACATCGCCAGGCGTATAAGCGTGCCTTCATCCTACAAGACCCTTGTGGCGGTTCGAAAATTTTCCACCGAGCCGCCCGAACTCAAATCCATTCTGGACGAACTTGGAAAAACGACGAATCCGGCCGAAGAACCCTATGAGCTTCACATGGCCGCGGGCAAGATCCTGGACGATCTTGGTCGTCACGACGAAGCCATGGATCATTTTCTCAGGGCCACTGCGAACAAGGGTTACAGTTTTGACATCGAATCCTATCGTCGGAAGGTCGATGCGACGATCAAACTGTTCAATCCGGAGTTCTTTGCGGCGAGGGCAGGATATGGCGACCCATCCGAAACACCGGTATTCGTGCTGGGAATGCCGCGCTCGGGCACAACACTGACCGAGCAGATCTGCTCCAGCCATCCCGATGTTCACGGCGCGGGGGAACTCACCAAGCTGCCGCGAATCGCGGTGGCCAACGGTCTCAAATTGCGGCCGGGACGCGCATTCGGCCAGCCGGTCGCGTCCATGACGAAACAGCAATCCATGGCGCTCGCCAGAGAATATCTATCCGACTTGTATCTCTATGCGCCGGCAGCGTCGCGCATCGTCGACAAGATGCCACATAATTTCGAGAGTATCGGCCTTATCGGCCTTCTTTTTCCAAACGCCCGGATCGTTCATTGCAGGCGCGATCCGATTGACAATTGTTTTTCTTGCTTCATCTCAAACCTTAACAAGGCGCATCAGTATACTTCGGACCTTGCCCAGCTTGGGCTCTATTATCGCGAATATGATCGGCTTATGCGCCATTGGAAGGCGGTTCTTCCTGGGCGCATTTTTGAGAATCGCTACGAAGACCTTATCTTTGACCAGGAAGGGCAGTCGCGCCGTCTTGTGGAGCACCTTGGTCTGGCGTGGAACGATGCCTGTCTTCGCTTCTTCGAAAAGGCTGGTCCCGTCAGAACGATCAGCCGTTGGCAGGTTCGTCAACCGATCTACAAATCATCCGTCAAGCGTTGGAAAAGCTACGAAAGCAGACTTGGGCCGTTGATAGATGCCTTGGGCGATCTGACTGAAGAGTAG
- a CDS encoding tetratricopeptide repeat-containing sulfotransferase family protein — protein sequence MNNRLPPAWSKHLKAPSGSKIPHPKIAQPKANQLSRAQADDALLRQAVELHQANRLLEAEALCQRVLAHSPRHPLALYILGTFALGLDDEMAIRCFERAVNEAPRNPHYQLTLGEAHLKVGEHSDAIRHFELACELKADWVEALCALGRAYTEFGKADMAVPRYEKALEIDSGHSAIRMGLANALVSLGRMEEATDYMKEAIGHRQDIASAYNGLVSIRKFTDEPAEFKSILAELKNPALDENSVKKLHYAAGKVLNDIRRHDEAMDHFREAKRSARRFDMEAYRRSIDFMIELFSPGMLAARAGHGSASEVPVFVLGMPRSGTTLTEQICASHPDVHGAGELTKLRRITNRLAPKTRSSEELRRSILNMTVDQSKSLAEEYLAHIRQRSPDARRIIDKLPHNFELIGLIRLLFPKARIVHCRRDAIDNCLSCYFLGFNEDNTYTADLRTLGLYYREYDRLMRHWDEVFPGQILQNRYEDMVSDQEGQSRRLIDHLGLPWDDACLRFFDKGGAVNTFSRWQVRQPIYTSSVSRWKNYGSAIEPLIEALDDLAES from the coding sequence ATGAACAATCGTCTGCCGCCCGCTTGGTCCAAGCACCTGAAAGCTCCGTCCGGCTCGAAAATCCCGCACCCGAAAATCGCACAGCCAAAGGCGAACCAGCTATCGCGGGCACAGGCCGACGACGCGCTGCTCAGGCAGGCGGTAGAGCTTCATCAAGCAAACCGGTTGCTTGAGGCCGAGGCACTGTGTCAGCGCGTCCTGGCCCATAGCCCGCGGCATCCTCTTGCCTTGTACATACTGGGAACCTTCGCGCTCGGTCTGGACGACGAGATGGCCATTCGATGCTTCGAGCGTGCGGTCAACGAAGCACCTCGAAATCCGCATTATCAGCTGACGTTAGGTGAAGCCCATTTGAAGGTCGGCGAGCATTCGGACGCAATCAGGCATTTTGAGTTGGCTTGCGAACTGAAGGCTGATTGGGTCGAGGCGCTTTGCGCATTGGGCCGCGCCTACACCGAATTCGGCAAGGCCGATATGGCAGTGCCACGCTATGAGAAAGCGCTCGAAATCGACAGCGGCCATTCCGCCATCCGAATGGGGTTGGCCAATGCGCTGGTCAGTCTTGGCCGGATGGAGGAGGCGACAGATTATATGAAGGAGGCGATCGGCCATCGCCAGGATATTGCGTCTGCTTACAACGGCCTGGTCAGCATCCGGAAATTCACGGACGAGCCGGCAGAATTCAAATCCATTCTGGCTGAGCTGAAAAATCCGGCGCTTGATGAGAACAGCGTCAAGAAGCTCCATTATGCGGCGGGCAAGGTGCTCAACGATATCAGGCGCCATGACGAGGCGATGGACCATTTCCGTGAGGCAAAACGCTCGGCCCGCCGCTTTGACATGGAGGCCTACCGCCGCAGCATCGATTTCATGATCGAATTGTTCAGCCCTGGGATGTTGGCCGCCAGGGCAGGGCATGGAAGCGCTTCGGAAGTGCCTGTCTTCGTGCTTGGCATGCCGCGTTCGGGCACCACTTTGACCGAGCAGATCTGCGCGAGCCATCCCGATGTCCACGGCGCCGGTGAGCTGACAAAGCTCCGGCGCATCACCAACAGGCTTGCGCCGAAAACGCGCTCGTCCGAAGAACTGCGCAGATCGATCCTGAACATGACGGTCGATCAGTCGAAGTCCCTGGCCGAAGAATATCTGGCCCACATCAGGCAACGATCGCCGGATGCTCGACGAATCATCGACAAATTGCCCCATAATTTTGAGCTTATCGGCCTTATAAGGCTCCTTTTCCCCAAGGCGCGCATCGTTCACTGCCGTCGTGATGCTATCGACAATTGCCTCTCGTGCTATTTCCTGGGTTTCAACGAGGACAACACCTATACAGCCGATCTCCGCACGCTCGGACTGTACTATCGTGAGTACGACCGGCTCATGCGTCATTGGGACGAAGTTTTTCCGGGGCAAATCCTGCAGAACCGCTATGAGGACATGGTCTCCGACCAGGAAGGGCAATCGCGCCGCTTGATAGACCATCTGGGTCTGCCCTGGGACGATGCCTGCTTGCGATTCTTCGACAAGGGCGGTGCGGTGAACACGTTCAGCCGTTGGCAGGTTCGGCAACCGATATACACCTCGTCCGTCAGTCGCTGGAAGAACTATGGCAGCGCGATCGAGCCACTGATCGAAGCCCTGGATGATCTGGCCGAGTCCTGA
- a CDS encoding pyridoxal phosphate-dependent aminotransferase, giving the protein MRQRPPLTPLIAALPSTVPFVGPEAQERERGRAFRARIGANESSFGPSPRVIARMAEIARDMWMYCDPDNYDLKVAVAAHHDVAVENVVVGEGIDGLLSLVARMYVAPGDAVVTSLGAYPTFNFHVAGVGGRLVTVPYENDHESLGGLLSAVVKERAPLVYLSNPDNPMGTWWEAGEIIRFIEALPETTMLVLDEAYGELGPASALPPIDISRPNVIRMRTFSKAYGLAGIRCGYAVAETQVIRDFEKIRNHYGVSRMAQIAGVEALADQAYLETVVARVAAGRRRITAIAEQSGLKPLASATNFVTIDCGHDANFALKVLQGLLSRDVFIRKPMAPRLDRCIRVSVGLDHELDIFAEELPGALAAARGN; this is encoded by the coding sequence ATGCGCCAGCGCCCTCCCCTCACACCGCTCATCGCAGCGCTTCCTTCGACTGTGCCGTTTGTCGGCCCCGAAGCGCAGGAGCGCGAGCGCGGGCGGGCTTTCCGTGCCCGCATCGGCGCCAATGAGAGCAGTTTTGGGCCGTCGCCGCGTGTCATAGCCCGCATGGCCGAAATCGCCCGCGACATGTGGATGTATTGCGACCCGGACAATTACGATCTCAAGGTTGCAGTCGCCGCGCATCACGACGTGGCGGTCGAGAATGTCGTTGTCGGCGAAGGCATAGACGGCCTGCTCAGCCTGGTGGCGCGCATGTATGTGGCGCCAGGCGATGCGGTGGTCACCTCGCTCGGCGCCTATCCGACCTTCAACTTCCATGTCGCCGGCGTTGGCGGGCGGCTGGTGACCGTCCCTTACGAGAACGACCACGAAAGCCTGGGCGGCCTGCTTTCGGCTGTCGTCAAGGAAAGGGCGCCGCTGGTCTATCTGTCCAACCCGGACAATCCGATGGGCACCTGGTGGGAGGCGGGCGAAATCATCCGCTTCATCGAGGCGCTGCCTGAAACCACCATGCTGGTGCTCGACGAGGCCTATGGCGAATTGGGGCCGGCATCGGCCCTGCCGCCGATCGATATTTCCCGGCCGAACGTCATCCGCATGCGCACCTTTTCAAAGGCTTACGGGCTCGCCGGAATACGTTGCGGCTATGCGGTGGCGGAGACGCAAGTGATCCGCGACTTCGAAAAGATCCGTAACCATTACGGTGTCAGCCGCATGGCGCAGATCGCCGGTGTCGAGGCGCTTGCCGACCAGGCCTATCTCGAGACAGTGGTGGCGCGGGTGGCTGCCGGGCGCCGGCGCATCACGGCGATCGCCGAACAGAGCGGGCTGAAGCCGTTGGCTTCGGCGACCAATTTCGTCACCATCGACTGTGGCCATGACGCCAATTTCGCGCTGAAAGTGCTGCAAGGGTTGTTGTCGCGCGACGTGTTCATCCGCAAGCCGATGGCGCCACGGCTGGACCGCTGCATCCGCGTCAGCGTCGGGCTCGACCACGAGCTCGACATTTTCGCCGAGGAGCTGCCCGGCGCATTGGCCGCGGCACGGGGGAATTAG
- a CDS encoding acylphosphatase: MGMCLGLTGWVRNERDGSVTALIAGADAAVDPMIERLWQGPRGALVSAVEVEEATDDAPADSGLSLSAIPRPQGSGARNNVSRALELIERSFY, encoded by the coding sequence TTGGGAATGTGTCTTGGGCTGACGGGCTGGGTGCGCAACGAGCGCGACGGCTCGGTCACCGCGCTGATTGCCGGTGCCGATGCCGCGGTCGACCCCATGATAGAGCGGCTTTGGCAAGGGCCGCGGGGCGCGCTGGTCTCGGCGGTCGAGGTCGAGGAGGCGACGGACGACGCGCCGGCAGACTCAGGATTATCGCTTAGCGCCATTCCTCGCCCCCAAGGCAGCGGGGCGAGGAACAACGTATCCAGAGCACTTGAATTAATTGAACGTTCGTTTTATTAA
- a CDS encoding TetR/AcrR family transcriptional regulator: MARTTGSDGEKTEAAVRQAAVSLIARYGYEAMSMRQLAAEVGVQAAALYRYFPTKEDLLFTLMREHMEGLRGAWEQARPVGADPAEQLAAYVRNHIAFHIERRHATHVSNMELRSLSPDRLTQILRMRTAYEKELRSILRDGAEAGAFSVDDTGLTAMALIQMMTGVIVWFRPGERLSIAEVTATYLSMTMRLVGATTTGEERHVYEHAQLRA; the protein is encoded by the coding sequence ATGGCGCGCACCACAGGATCCGATGGCGAAAAGACCGAGGCGGCTGTCCGCCAGGCAGCGGTCAGCCTGATTGCGCGCTATGGCTACGAGGCGATGTCCATGCGCCAGTTGGCGGCGGAAGTCGGCGTGCAGGCCGCCGCGCTCTACCGCTATTTCCCGACCAAGGAAGACCTGCTGTTCACGCTGATGCGCGAGCACATGGAAGGGCTTCGCGGGGCTTGGGAACAGGCCAGGCCAGTCGGCGCCGATCCAGCGGAACAGCTTGCGGCCTATGTGCGCAACCACATCGCTTTCCATATCGAGCGACGGCACGCCACGCATGTATCGAACATGGAATTGCGCAGCCTTTCGCCCGACAGGCTGACGCAGATTCTGCGCATGCGCACGGCCTATGAAAAGGAATTGCGCTCGATCCTGCGTGACGGCGCGGAGGCAGGCGCCTTCAGCGTCGATGACACCGGACTGACGGCGATGGCGCTGATCCAAATGATGACCGGTGTCATCGTCTGGTTTCGCCCGGGCGAGCGGCTGTCGATCGCTGAAGTGACGGCGACATATCTTTCGATGACAATGCGGCTGGTTGGCGCGACAACTACCGGGGAGGAACGGCATGTATACGAACACGCTCAGCTTCGGGCATGA
- a CDS encoding isovaleryl-CoA dehydrogenase — protein MYTNTLSFGHDEDIEALRDLVRRFAQDKIAPIAGDIDRQNEFPAHLWREFGALGLLGITADPDFGGSGMGYLAHVIAVEEISRASASVGLSYGAHSNLCVNQINRWATPAQKEKFLPPLCSGERVGALAMSESGAGSDVVSLKLRAEKRNDRYVLNGTKMWITNGPDAETLVVYAKTDPERKSRGITAFIVEKAMAGFSVAQKLDKLGMRGSNTGELVFEDVEVPFDNVLHEEGRGVEVLMSGLDYERTVLAGGPIGLMAACLDVAIPYVHERKQFGQAIGEFQLVQGKLADMYTTMNAARAYVYAVAAACDRGQTTRKDAAGCVLFAAEKATQMALDALQLLGGNGYINDYPTGRLLRDAKLYEIGAGTSEIRRWLIGREIMAEGV, from the coding sequence ATGTATACGAACACGCTCAGCTTCGGGCATGACGAAGACATCGAGGCGTTGCGCGACCTGGTGCGGCGCTTCGCCCAGGACAAGATCGCGCCGATCGCCGGCGACATCGATCGCCAGAACGAATTTCCGGCGCATCTGTGGCGCGAGTTCGGCGCGCTCGGCCTGCTCGGCATAACAGCCGATCCGGATTTCGGCGGCAGCGGCATGGGTTATCTCGCCCATGTGATCGCAGTGGAGGAGATTTCGCGCGCCTCGGCGTCGGTCGGCCTCTCCTACGGCGCTCATTCCAATCTTTGCGTCAACCAGATCAACCGCTGGGCAACGCCGGCGCAGAAGGAAAAATTCCTGCCGCCGCTGTGCTCGGGCGAGCGTGTCGGCGCGCTCGCCATGTCGGAATCCGGCGCAGGCTCCGACGTCGTCTCGCTCAAGCTGCGCGCCGAAAAGCGCAATGACCGCTATGTGCTCAACGGCACCAAGATGTGGATTACCAACGGCCCGGATGCCGAAACGCTGGTCGTCTATGCCAAGACCGATCCGGAGCGGAAATCGCGCGGCATCACCGCCTTCATCGTCGAGAAGGCGATGGCCGGGTTCTCCGTGGCGCAAAAGCTGGACAAGCTCGGCATGCGCGGCTCCAACACCGGCGAGCTCGTGTTCGAGGATGTCGAAGTGCCCTTCGACAATGTGCTGCACGAAGAAGGGCGCGGCGTCGAGGTGCTGATGTCGGGCCTCGACTATGAGCGTACCGTGCTCGCCGGCGGTCCGATCGGCCTGATGGCGGCATGCCTCGACGTGGCGATCCCCTATGTGCACGAGCGCAAGCAGTTCGGCCAGGCGATCGGCGAATTCCAGCTGGTGCAAGGCAAGTTGGCCGACATGTACACGACGATGAATGCCGCGCGCGCCTACGTCTATGCCGTCGCCGCCGCTTGCGATCGCGGCCAGACGACGCGCAAGGATGCCGCCGGCTGCGTGCTGTTCGCCGCCGAGAAGGCGACGCAGATGGCGCTCGATGCGCTGCAGCTGCTTGGCGGCAACGGCTATATCAACGACTATCCGACTGGGCGTCTGCTGCGCGATGCCAAGCTCTACGAGATCGGCGCCGGCACCAGCGAAATCCGCCGCTGGCTGATCGGCCGCGAGATCATGGCCGAGGGGGTGTAG
- a CDS encoding carboxyl transferase domain-containing protein: protein MAVLRTQISPSSETFRANAERMRALVADIAEKAASVERGGSEEARERHVSRGKLLPRERLAQLLDFGSPFLEIGQFAAWSMYGEEISAAGLIAGVGRVEGTEVMVVVNDATVKGGTYYPLTVKKHLRAQEIALQNNLPCVYLVDSGGANLPNQDEVFPDREHFGRIFYNQANMSAAGIPQIACVMGSCTAGGAYVPAMSDETIMVRNQATIFLGGPPLVKAATGEDVSAEDLGGADVHTRLSGVADHYAMDDEHALAICRRIVKNLNRNKTVSLTSRKAHPPLHPADELYGIVPTDLRQPYDVREVIARIVDGSEFDEFKQNYGTTLVTGFAHLHGMPVGIIANNGVLFSESALKGAHFIELCCQRGIPLVFLQNITGFMVGRKYEAGGIAKDGAKLVMAVATAKVPKVTMIIGGSFGAGNYGMCGRAYSPRFLWMWPNARISVMGGEQAATVLAMVKREGIERKGGEWSAEEEAKFKKPILMKYEHEGHPLYSSARLWDDGIIDPAKTREVLALSLSAALNAEIEETRFGVFRM from the coding sequence ATGGCCGTTCTCCGAACCCAGATCTCCCCCTCCTCCGAGACCTTCCGTGCCAATGCCGAGCGCATGCGGGCGCTGGTCGCCGACATTGCGGAGAAGGCGGCTAGCGTCGAGCGCGGCGGCTCCGAGGAGGCCCGTGAACGCCACGTCTCGCGTGGCAAGCTGTTGCCGCGCGAGCGCCTCGCGCAATTGCTGGATTTCGGCTCGCCCTTCCTCGAGATCGGCCAGTTCGCGGCGTGGTCGATGTATGGCGAGGAGATTTCGGCGGCCGGCTTGATCGCCGGCGTCGGCCGCGTCGAAGGCACCGAGGTCATGGTCGTCGTCAACGATGCCACCGTGAAAGGCGGCACCTACTACCCGCTGACGGTGAAGAAGCATCTGCGCGCGCAGGAGATCGCGCTGCAGAACAATCTGCCTTGCGTCTATCTGGTCGACAGCGGCGGCGCCAACCTGCCCAACCAGGACGAGGTGTTTCCCGACCGGGAACATTTCGGCCGCATCTTCTACAACCAGGCCAACATGTCGGCGGCCGGCATTCCGCAGATAGCCTGCGTCATGGGTTCCTGCACGGCGGGCGGTGCCTATGTGCCGGCGATGTCGGACGAGACGATCATGGTGCGCAACCAGGCGACCATCTTCCTCGGCGGCCCGCCGCTGGTGAAGGCGGCCACCGGCGAGGACGTCAGTGCCGAAGATCTGGGCGGCGCGGACGTGCACACGCGGCTTTCCGGCGTCGCCGACCATTATGCGATGGACGACGAGCATGCCCTGGCCATTTGCCGGCGCATCGTCAAGAACCTGAATCGAAACAAGACTGTAAGCCTGACCTCTAGGAAAGCTCATCCGCCGCTTCATCCGGCGGATGAACTCTACGGCATCGTACCGACCGATCTGCGCCAGCCCTATGATGTGCGCGAGGTGATCGCGCGCATCGTCGACGGCTCCGAATTCGATGAGTTCAAACAGAATTACGGCACCACGCTTGTCACCGGCTTTGCCCATCTCCATGGCATGCCGGTCGGCATCATCGCCAACAATGGCGTGCTGTTTTCCGAGAGCGCGCTGAAGGGCGCGCACTTCATCGAGCTGTGCTGCCAGCGCGGGATACCCCTGGTTTTCCTGCAGAACATCACCGGCTTCATGGTCGGGCGAAAATACGAGGCCGGCGGCATCGCCAAGGACGGCGCCAAGCTGGTGATGGCGGTTGCCACCGCCAAGGTGCCGAAGGTGACCATGATCATCGGCGGCTCGTTCGGCGCCGGCAATTACGGCATGTGCGGTCGCGCCTATTCGCCACGCTTCCTGTGGATGTGGCCGAATGCCCGCATCTCGGTGATGGGCGGCGAACAGGCGGCAACGGTGCTTGCCATGGTCAAGCGCGAAGGCATCGAACGCAAGGGCGGCGAGTGGAGCGCCGAGGAGGAGGCGAAGTTCAAGAAGCCGATCCTGATGAAATACGAGCATGAGGGGCACCCGCTCTACTCGTCCGCGCGGCTCTGGGATGACGGCATCATCGACCCGGCAAAGACGCGCGAGGTGCTGGCGCTCAGCCTGTCCGCGGCACTCAATGCGGAGATCGAGGAAACCCGCTTCGGCGTGTTCAGGATGTGA
- a CDS encoding acetyl/propionyl/methylcrotonyl-CoA carboxylase subunit alpha: protein MFAKILIANRGEIACRVIRTARKLGVHTVAVYSDADAKSLHVEMADEAVHIGSSPVGESYLRGDRIVAAALATGAQAIHPGYGFLSENPDFVDQVVAAGLIFIGPSAASIRAMGLKDAAKRLMEKAGVPVVPGYHGEAQEIVLLASKAREIGYPVLIKARAGGGGKGMRRVEHPDDFSEALSSARREAKAAFGDDRVLVEKYVDKPRHIEVQVFGDNFGNAVHLYERDCSAQRRHQKVIEEAPAPGMTPALRKAMTDAAVKAAKAISYSGAGTIEFIVDASQGLQADRFWFMEMNTRLQVEHPVTEMVTGTDLVEWQLRVASGEKLPKTQSEIALAGHAFEARIYAEDAAKGFLPATGTLHHLKFPEAAAEGATMRIETGVRAGDAISPYYDPMIAKLVVHAKDRQAALEALRTALSQTEIAGSTVNTAFLAALAADPDFCAGDVDTGLIGRHQVVLTEVAPPSGEIISAAALAASGAAASPRSDDPWSSLAGYAHFHGVARRMRLKFGEDDIVAKVSVRPDGRFQVALDAPYDSTNAHDFRAVPRLARWPGHVTVFEGAVGYTFAVPDPLARSDDAAAASGSLRAPMPGLVKLVRVAKGDAVIKGQPLLILEAMKMEHTITAPHDGLIAEIATEGSQVTDGTVLVRFVEDGRG from the coding sequence ATGTTCGCCAAGATCCTGATCGCCAATCGGGGCGAGATCGCCTGCCGCGTCATCCGCACGGCGCGCAAGCTGGGCGTGCACACTGTTGCCGTCTATTCGGATGCCGACGCGAAGTCGCTGCATGTCGAGATGGCCGACGAGGCGGTGCATATCGGCTCCTCGCCGGTCGGCGAGAGCTATCTGCGCGGCGACCGGATCGTCGCGGCGGCCCTGGCCACAGGGGCACAGGCCATCCATCCCGGCTATGGTTTCCTGTCGGAAAACCCTGATTTCGTCGACCAGGTGGTGGCGGCAGGGCTCATCTTCATCGGCCCGTCGGCCGCCTCGATCCGTGCCATGGGGCTCAAGGACGCCGCCAAGCGGCTGATGGAGAAGGCCGGCGTTCCGGTCGTTCCGGGCTACCATGGCGAGGCACAGGAGATCGTGCTGCTCGCCTCCAAGGCACGCGAAATCGGCTATCCCGTGCTGATCAAGGCGCGCGCCGGCGGTGGTGGCAAGGGCATGCGCCGGGTCGAACATCCAGATGATTTCTCCGAGGCTCTATCCAGCGCCCGGCGCGAGGCAAAGGCCGCTTTCGGCGACGACCGCGTGCTGGTCGAGAAATATGTCGACAAGCCACGGCACATCGAAGTGCAGGTGTTCGGCGACAATTTCGGCAACGCCGTGCATCTTTACGAACGCGACTGCTCGGCGCAGCGCCGCCACCAGAAAGTGATCGAGGAAGCCCCTGCCCCCGGCATGACGCCGGCATTGCGCAAGGCCATGACCGACGCCGCTGTAAAGGCCGCCAAGGCGATCAGCTATTCCGGCGCCGGCACCATCGAATTCATCGTCGACGCCTCGCAAGGCCTGCAAGCCGACCGCTTCTGGTTCATGGAAATGAACACGCGCCTGCAGGTCGAGCATCCGGTCACCGAGATGGTCACGGGCACCGATCTGGTCGAATGGCAGCTGCGCGTCGCCAGCGGCGAAAAGCTGCCGAAGACGCAGAGCGAGATCGCGCTTGCCGGCCATGCTTTCGAAGCGCGCATCTATGCGGAGGATGCGGCCAAGGGATTCCTGCCGGCAACCGGCACGCTGCATCATCTGAAATTTCCTGAAGCAGCCGCCGAAGGGGCCACGATGCGTATCGAGACCGGCGTGCGAGCCGGCGATGCCATCTCGCCTTATTACGATCCGATGATCGCCAAGCTTGTCGTCCATGCGAAGGACAGGCAGGCAGCGCTGGAGGCGCTCCGTACGGCGTTGTCGCAAACCGAAATTGCCGGTTCCACCGTCAACACCGCCTTTCTTGCAGCTCTGGCGGCCGATCCGGATTTTTGCGCCGGAGACGTCGACACCGGCTTGATCGGCAGACATCAGGTCGTGCTGACCGAGGTCGCGCCGCCAAGCGGCGAAATCATCTCGGCAGCCGCCCTCGCCGCCTCCGGCGCGGCAGCATCGCCGCGTTCGGACGACCCATGGTCGTCGCTTGCCGGCTATGCGCATTTCCACGGCGTGGCGCGGCGTATGCGGCTGAAGTTCGGCGAGGACGACATTGTGGCAAAGGTTTCGGTGCGGCCGGACGGGCGCTTCCAGGTCGCGCTCGATGCACCCTATGACAGCACCAATGCGCATGATTTCCGCGCCGTTCCGCGCCTCGCCCGCTGGCCTGGCCACGTCACGGTGTTCGAAGGCGCCGTCGGCTATACATTCGCGGTGCCGGACCCCTTGGCCAGGAGCGATGACGCCGCTGCCGCCTCCGGCAGCCTGCGCGCGCCTATGCCGGGGCTGGTCAAGCTTGTGCGCGTGGCCAAGGGCGATGCGGTGATCAAGGGCCAGCCGCTGCTGATCCTCGAAGCGATGAAGATGGAGCACACCATCACCGCGCCGCATGACGGGCTGATCGCCGAGATCGCCACCGAAGGATCGCAGGTCACCGACGGTACCGTGCTGGTGCGGTTCGTGGAGGATGGTCGGGGCTAA